Proteins from a genomic interval of Lycium ferocissimum isolate CSIRO_LF1 chromosome 2, AGI_CSIRO_Lferr_CH_V1, whole genome shotgun sequence:
- the LOC132048019 gene encoding protein PHLOEM PROTEIN 2-LIKE A10-like isoform X1: MLNYLDMKQIKKALGYTQKNKSFLVAMGALGVTGFGAYKAYYSPSMVRKRKRLLKLFGSVVSLAEMVSDSADTIGIFSKDLKKFILSNSDQIPRSLRQISKIPKSDEYSESIVKVTSALTIGILKGYHQETERMDSTLFDQVLNKLFSDAGCGFASVIMGSFVRNLVLAFYSVKQSSDFEYYSDDLFLDKCRELIGNCVQVFVSTAVTVYLDKTMHINTYNEIFSGLTNPKNEAKMREMLVIICNGATETFVKTSHQILTSTEIDSSDLSVSTALTVPSNKRFVLDLTGRVIFESVRSFLEFLMEKLCEWLRRYVEFINEEVVDRSVEAYRCVSGKSSVVVSLCLSLCVDILNGPWILVLT; encoded by the coding sequence ATGTTGAATTATTTGGAtatgaaacaaataaaaaaggcTTTGGGATATACTCAAAAAAACAAGAGCTTTCTTGTTGCTATGGGAGCTCTTGGTGTCACTGGTTTTGGTGCATATAAAGCTTATTACTCACCTTCTATGgtaagaaagaggaaaaggtTGTTGAAGCTTTTTGGTTCAGTTGTTTCTTTAGCTGAAATGGTGTCTGATTCTGCTGATACAATTGGGATTTTCTCTAAAGACTTAAAGAAGTTTATACTATCAAATTCTGATCAAATTCCTAGAAGTTTGAGgcaaatttccaagattcctaAGTCAGATGAGTACTCAGAGTCTATTGTTAAGGTCACTAGCGCTTTGACAATTGGAATTCTCAAAGGTTATCATCAAGAAACAGAGAGAATGGACTCTACTTTGTTTGACCAAGTCTTAAATAAGCTCTTTTCTGATGCAGGGTGTGGTTTTGCTTCGGTAATTATGGGAAGTTTTGTAAGGAATTTGGTGTTGGCTTTTTATTCTGTTAAACAAAGTTCagattttgagtactattctgATGATCTTTTCCTGGATAAGTGTAGAGAATTGATTGGAAATTGTGTACAAGTATTTGTGAGCACTGCTGTTACTGTTTATCTTGACAAAACAATGCATATCAATACCTACAATGAAATATTTTCTGGGTTGACAAATCCCAAGAATGAAGCTAAAATGAGAGAAATGCTAGTGATCATATGTAATGGTGCAACAGAAACTTTTGTCAAAACTTCTCATCAAATTTTGACAAGTACAGAGATAGATTCATCTGATCTTTCTGTATCTACTGCTTTAACAGTGCCAAGTAATAAGAGGTTTGTTCTTGATTTGACTGGGAGGGTTATTTTTGAGTCTGTTAGGTCTTTTCTGGAGTTTCTGATGGAAAAGTTGTGCGAGTGGTTGAGAAGATATGTTGAATTTATCAATGAGGAAGTTGTTGATAGGAGTGTTGAAGCTTATAGGTGTGTGAGTGGCAAGTCCTCTGTTGTTGTTAGCTTATGCCTTAGTTTGTGTGTAGACATATTGAATGGTCCTTGGATTTTGGTTCTGACTTAA
- the LOC132048019 gene encoding protein PHLOEM PROTEIN 2-LIKE A10-like isoform X2, with protein sequence MLNYLDMKQIKKALGYTQKNKSFLVAMGALGVTGFGAYKAYYSPSMVRKRKRLLKLFGSVVSLAEMVSDSADTIGIFSKDLKKFILSNSDQIPRSLRQISKIPKSDEYSESIVKVTSALTIGILKGCGFASVIMGSFVRNLVLAFYSVKQSSDFEYYSDDLFLDKCRELIGNCVQVFVSTAVTVYLDKTMHINTYNEIFSGLTNPKNEAKMREMLVIICNGATETFVKTSHQILTSTEIDSSDLSVSTALTVPSNKRFVLDLTGRVIFESVRSFLEFLMEKLCEWLRRYVEFINEEVVDRSVEAYRCVSGKSSVVVSLCLSLCVDILNGPWILVLT encoded by the exons ATGTTGAATTATTTGGAtatgaaacaaataaaaaaggcTTTGGGATATACTCAAAAAAACAAGAGCTTTCTTGTTGCTATGGGAGCTCTTGGTGTCACTGGTTTTGGTGCATATAAAGCTTATTACTCACCTTCTATGgtaagaaagaggaaaaggtTGTTGAAGCTTTTTGGTTCAGTTGTTTCTTTAGCTGAAATGGTGTCTGATTCTGCTGATACAATTGGGATTTTCTCTAAAGACTTAAAGAAGTTTATACTATCAAATTCTGATCAAATTCCTAGAAGTTTGAGgcaaatttccaagattcctaAGTCAGATGAGTACTCAGAGTCTATTGTTAAGGTCACTAGCGCTTTGACAATTGGAATTCTCAAAG GGTGTGGTTTTGCTTCGGTAATTATGGGAAGTTTTGTAAGGAATTTGGTGTTGGCTTTTTATTCTGTTAAACAAAGTTCagattttgagtactattctgATGATCTTTTCCTGGATAAGTGTAGAGAATTGATTGGAAATTGTGTACAAGTATTTGTGAGCACTGCTGTTACTGTTTATCTTGACAAAACAATGCATATCAATACCTACAATGAAATATTTTCTGGGTTGACAAATCCCAAGAATGAAGCTAAAATGAGAGAAATGCTAGTGATCATATGTAATGGTGCAACAGAAACTTTTGTCAAAACTTCTCATCAAATTTTGACAAGTACAGAGATAGATTCATCTGATCTTTCTGTATCTACTGCTTTAACAGTGCCAAGTAATAAGAGGTTTGTTCTTGATTTGACTGGGAGGGTTATTTTTGAGTCTGTTAGGTCTTTTCTGGAGTTTCTGATGGAAAAGTTGTGCGAGTGGTTGAGAAGATATGTTGAATTTATCAATGAGGAAGTTGTTGATAGGAGTGTTGAAGCTTATAGGTGTGTGAGTGGCAAGTCCTCTGTTGTTGTTAGCTTATGCCTTAGTTTGTGTGTAGACATATTGAATGGTCCTTGGATTTTGGTTCTGACTTAA
- the LOC132048020 gene encoding phytosulfokines-like, producing MSKARISFFIFIILVLFFTLSYAARPQPAFFHATLNKNQHQDVVEPKQIEAEESCKGPQERECLERRTLAAHLDYIYTQNQNP from the exons ATGTCTAAAGCTCGTATcagtttcttcatcttcataaTCCTCGTCCTCTTCTTTACCCTATCTTATGCAGCTCGTCCCCAGCCAGCTTTTTTCCACGCCACCCTCAACAAGAATCAACATCAG GATGTTGTTGAACCAAAACAAATTGAAGCGGAAGAGAGCTGCAAAGGACCACAAGAAAGAGAATGTCTGGAGAGAAGGACATTGGCTGCTCATCTTGATTATATCTACACCCAAAATCAAAACCCCTGA